A DNA window from Bacteroides cellulosilyticus contains the following coding sequences:
- a CDS encoding heparinase II/III family protein, whose translation MKNKNDLFKIACAVLLLWVGVAGKSWAQETKKSYWNLRTQLMPLRLPPPPPGYKPEYLDLNGDGKPDAIKSVTHNDIPILWLDDDGNMKEGDLEGDMVNDCLLIDRNKDGIYGGQGDLIIDWVDTDGDGKADMQIVVEYPKERTGEVWPNGHYMIMLDLDHDNVFNYINWNNFTLQCWDRSGLSDFYEDYSGRTAFMKIHNSTYDIKDLRLNWENPFLFYDPDGDGRTEMAIRMLDSPKIHDPKAPSNSYVNRQVEGRVDWVSLAVDLDNDNTTGNEFDFDFTIGFQGEGFDYMDQVHSIKNLRGMPEADKFFMDPRYRQLTELIYPDHDSAQELIFQRGKWNRINFVYDEDDDCSRWERVEFYDPKDPFKVGWNKGGIDNNKQSDAAGDRGEWDMDNSGNAQLYISRFDGRLHLYGAETGVWRIDQNAEYFQGWDRMWMDFRDPKRFATVLYSDRDNNGFFDHIEYDLDGDTKMETVIDFKELGIDDTCEVIDISKFTYNDYVALGKRMSEGIWKNAGQAIQVARQYGVEPLWYAKWMQASTTREKYNRGYWLQFYLYKDLENLFVRQGDAVKLRLLNQAYYSGDWSIIAKKGNEGFYFFSDEDVAAIRSSAKTQWGKKIIADLEQKVKERRKHPLEVPKEEGGHFHDYFCPVHNLQFTFRWDKPLAQYCSACDKEWIGNNRYDWAWIYEVHMLNRDYMYQCMYLYLATGKRQYADYIRTMLLDYAGEYAGWFEHNSGRKATDQHSGKAFAQSLDEANWATKVAMAYMTIKPVLSKEEVKAIEEGYLQPAATLLLHRPAGANWQMWHNSGLAALGIALENDSIVDVAINKDKYGYHYLIGKHKNSDGWINEGSPHYHYYPLEALLFTANAVKCRGIKLFDKDLHDMFVEPVKGTYPDLSFPAHSDGWYGANLLSQSALYEIADACYNDPLLKRVLELTYAQKKRLDPEALLNNQTINASDEKMIQQSYSFDASGFCLLRSDARTVVLKFGGEGIGHGHPDKLSITIHDGKNELVSDFGTSGYGVPDYLKWYKRSLSHNTVTVDAKDQKRSVGKLLKFTPRPDGGYAEAETVTAYPGVDMKRSLDLKGTQLQDVYTCTSDSSHLYEYVILFNEKPVLEGQPVATTLTGSEVHERIHNTYSYPYQPGFVCRTPSATVRLNVSEGEVMEVVLGEASGIPANPTVKDGPGAGDVAVKPCYPLIIRTKGKTMKVEGDWNLIH comes from the coding sequence ATGAAAAACAAAAACGATTTATTTAAAATAGCTTGTGCCGTTCTGTTACTTTGGGTAGGAGTAGCCGGGAAAAGCTGGGCACAAGAGACAAAGAAGAGTTATTGGAATCTGCGTACCCAACTGATGCCTTTACGCTTGCCGCCTCCGCCACCCGGCTATAAACCGGAGTATCTGGACCTGAATGGAGACGGGAAACCGGATGCTATTAAGTCTGTCACCCACAACGATATACCCATCTTGTGGCTGGATGATGACGGCAATATGAAAGAAGGGGACCTGGAAGGTGATATGGTGAATGATTGCCTGTTGATTGACCGCAACAAGGATGGCATTTATGGAGGTCAGGGCGACTTGATTATCGACTGGGTGGATACGGATGGAGACGGGAAAGCGGATATGCAGATTGTTGTAGAGTATCCGAAAGAACGTACGGGAGAGGTATGGCCCAACGGGCATTATATGATTATGCTCGATCTGGATCATGACAATGTCTTCAATTATATCAACTGGAATAATTTTACCCTTCAGTGCTGGGATCGCAGTGGTTTGTCCGATTTCTATGAGGATTACAGTGGCCGGACAGCTTTTATGAAGATACACAATTCCACCTATGACATAAAGGACTTACGCCTGAATTGGGAGAATCCTTTCCTATTCTACGATCCGGATGGAGATGGCAGGACGGAAATGGCTATTCGTATGTTGGACTCTCCTAAAATCCACGATCCGAAAGCCCCTTCCAATAGCTACGTAAACCGCCAGGTAGAGGGTAGAGTTGACTGGGTTTCATTGGCAGTCGATCTGGATAATGATAACACTACCGGAAATGAATTCGACTTTGATTTCACGATTGGTTTCCAGGGAGAAGGATTCGATTATATGGATCAGGTTCACTCCATTAAAAACCTGCGTGGAATGCCGGAGGCTGATAAGTTCTTTATGGACCCCCGCTATCGCCAGTTGACGGAACTGATTTATCCCGACCATGACAGTGCGCAGGAACTTATCTTCCAGCGTGGCAAATGGAACCGTATAAACTTTGTATATGATGAAGATGACGATTGTAGCCGTTGGGAACGTGTAGAGTTCTATGATCCTAAGGATCCGTTTAAAGTAGGATGGAATAAAGGTGGCATCGACAACAACAAACAGAGTGATGCTGCCGGTGACCGTGGTGAGTGGGATATGGATAATTCGGGTAATGCTCAACTCTATATCAGTCGTTTTGACGGTCGCCTGCACTTGTATGGGGCGGAAACTGGAGTTTGGCGTATCGACCAGAATGCCGAATATTTTCAGGGATGGGATCGTATGTGGATGGACTTCCGCGACCCGAAGCGCTTTGCTACTGTACTTTATAGTGACCGTGACAACAATGGTTTCTTCGATCATATTGAATATGACCTCGATGGTGATACAAAGATGGAGACCGTGATTGACTTTAAAGAACTGGGTATTGATGACACCTGTGAGGTGATTGATATTTCAAAATTTACCTATAATGATTATGTAGCGTTAGGTAAACGGATGTCTGAAGGAATCTGGAAGAATGCCGGACAAGCCATTCAGGTGGCACGCCAATATGGAGTAGAGCCTCTTTGGTATGCCAAATGGATGCAAGCCTCCACTACTCGCGAGAAATATAACCGTGGTTACTGGTTGCAATTCTATTTATATAAGGATTTGGAAAATCTGTTTGTCCGGCAGGGAGATGCGGTGAAACTTCGTTTGTTGAATCAGGCTTATTATTCCGGTGATTGGTCAATTATAGCCAAGAAAGGCAACGAAGGTTTTTATTTCTTCTCTGATGAAGACGTTGCCGCTATTCGTTCATCGGCAAAAACACAGTGGGGAAAGAAAATCATAGCCGATTTGGAACAGAAGGTGAAAGAAAGACGTAAGCATCCGTTGGAAGTACCTAAAGAAGAAGGCGGACATTTTCATGATTACTTCTGTCCGGTACATAATCTGCAATTTACTTTCCGTTGGGATAAGCCTTTGGCACAATATTGCTCGGCTTGCGATAAAGAGTGGATTGGAAACAATCGTTATGACTGGGCGTGGATTTATGAAGTACACATGCTGAACAGGGATTATATGTATCAGTGTATGTACCTTTATCTGGCCACCGGAAAACGACAATATGCAGATTATATCCGTACCATGTTATTGGATTATGCAGGTGAGTATGCCGGTTGGTTCGAGCATAACTCCGGCAGGAAAGCTACGGATCAACATAGTGGAAAAGCATTTGCTCAGAGTCTGGATGAAGCCAACTGGGCTACTAAAGTGGCAATGGCCTATATGACTATTAAACCTGTTTTGTCGAAAGAGGAGGTCAAAGCGATAGAAGAAGGATATCTGCAACCTGCAGCTACTTTATTGTTGCATCGTCCGGCCGGAGCTAACTGGCAGATGTGGCATAATAGTGGATTGGCTGCCTTGGGCATTGCTTTGGAAAATGACTCTATTGTCGATGTAGCAATCAATAAGGATAAGTATGGCTACCATTATCTGATTGGAAAACATAAAAATAGTGATGGCTGGATAAATGAGGGGTCTCCCCATTATCATTATTATCCGTTGGAAGCCTTGCTATTCACGGCTAATGCAGTAAAATGCCGGGGGATAAAACTGTTTGATAAGGACTTGCACGACATGTTTGTGGAACCGGTGAAGGGCACTTATCCCGATTTGTCTTTTCCGGCACATAGCGACGGATGGTATGGAGCTAATCTGCTTTCTCAGTCGGCATTGTACGAGATTGCTGACGCCTGTTATAATGACCCACTGCTGAAACGGGTGTTGGAACTGACCTATGCACAGAAGAAGCGCCTTGATCCGGAGGCTCTGTTGAACAATCAGACTATAAATGCATCAGATGAAAAAATGATTCAGCAAAGTTACTCATTTGACGCATCAGGATTCTGCCTGTTGCGCAGTGATGCACGCACAGTGGTTCTGAAATTCGGTGGCGAGGGCATCGGGCATGGACATCCTGACAAACTTTCCATCACAATTCATGATGGCAAGAATGAACTGGTTTCCGACTTTGGAACTTCCGGTTATGGAGTTCCTGATTATCTGAAATGGTATAAACGCAGTCTGTCGCATAATACGGTGACGGTGGATGCAAAAGATCAGAAGAGAAGTGTGGGCAAGCTGTTGAAATTCACACCCCGTCCTGACGGCGGATATGCCGAAGCTGAAACGGTTACTGCTTATCCGGGAGTTGATATGAAGCGTAGCCTGGATTTGAAAGGAACTCAGTTGCAAGATGTATATACTTGTACTTCCGATTCTTCTCATCTGTATGAGTATGTGATTCTTTTCAATGAAAAACCTGTTTTAGAGGGTCAGCCGGTGGCAACAACACTCACGGGCAGTGAAGTGCATGAACGGATTCATAATACTTATTCTTATCCTTATCAACCGGGATTCGTTTGTCGGACTCCGTCGGCTACTGTCCGCCTGAATGTATCTGAGGGAGAAGTAATGGAAGTGGTGCTGGGGGAAGCCTCGGGAATACCCGCAAACCCGACCGTAAAAGACGGACCGGGAGCGGGAGATGTAGCGGTAAAGCCTTGCTATCCGTTGATTATCCGTACAAAAGGTAAGACGATGAAGGTAGAGGGTGACTGGAATCTTATACACTAA